One Aegilops tauschii subsp. strangulata cultivar AL8/78 chromosome 7, Aet v6.0, whole genome shotgun sequence genomic window carries:
- the LOC109765121 gene encoding aspartic proteinase nepenthesin-1 yields MARPAATRCTIGSALAVTLLAWLLVLQLLLLAPAPAAARRATTVNQAPNSLSTKPPRSSTNALVKRARRRNRNTDQLGSAAADDAGYIVLYNVSIGATQNDVSGVVDLLNDFVWTTQCVAAPVRVPCASQTCRSLLANDTTDACGGNPPNGDDSCRYVYVYGPGINTTGFVANESVAVAVGDIAGSAVLGCSAANSTVPLEGEPGSFGFNRGPLSFVSQLSVNKFSYYLAADEAGSSDSESVVLLGDAAVPQTNRGGRSTPLLRGTAFPDVYYVNLTSIQVDGQALSGIPAGAFDLAADGSSGGVVMSTLTSVTRLQEDAYKAVRQAVASKITAQEVSGSAFAGGIFDLCYNAQAVAALTFPKLTLVFDGGEAPATLELTTVHYFFKDDVTGLQCLTMLPTPVGTPFGSVLGTMVQAGTNMIYDVGGETLTLEEGAAAPAPSQVVSLMAIASLLLAWVLLF; encoded by the coding sequence ATGGCGCGCCCCGCTGCAACAAGATGCACTATTGGCAGTGCCTTGGCCGTCACGCTGCTAGCTTGGCTACTTGTCCTCCAGCTTCTCCTCctggcgccggcgccggcggccgcgAGGAGGGCGACGACCGTCAACCAGGCGCCCAACTCTCTGTCCACAAAGCCGCCTAGGTCGAGCACCAACGCCCTGGTCAAAAGGGCGCGCCGTCGGAACCGTAACACGGACCAGCTGGGCAGCGCGGCGGCGGACGACGCCGGCTACATTGTCCTCTACAACGTCTCCATCGGGGCCACGCAGAACGACGTCTCCGGCGTCGTCGACCTCCTCAACGATTTCGTCTGGACAACGCAGTGCGTGGCCGCGCCGGTCAGGGTCCCGTGCGCCAGCCAGACGTGCCGGAGCCTCCTGGCCAATGACACCACCGACGCCTGCGGCGGCAACCCTCCCAACGGCGACGATAGCTGCAGGTACGTCTACGTGTACGGTCCGGGGATCAACACCACCGGCTTCGTCGCCAACGAGTCGGTCGCCGTGGCCGTGGGGGACATCGCGGGCAGCGCGGTGTTGGGGTGCAGCGCCGCCAACAGCACGGTGCCCCTCGAAGGCGAGCCGGGCAGCTTCGGCTTCAACAGGGGCCCACTATCCTTCGTGTCGCAGCTCAGCGTCAACAAGTTCTCCTACTACCTGGCCGCCGACGAGGCCGGCAGCTCTGACTCCGAGAGCGTCGTGCTCCtcggcgacgccgccgtgccGCAGACCAACCGCGGCGGCCGCTCGACGCCGCTGCTTAGGGGCACCGCGTTCCCCGACGTTTACTACGTCAACCTCACCTCCATTCAGGTTGACGGCCAGGCCCTGAGCGGCATCCCCGCTGGGGCGTTCGACCTTGCCGCCGACGGCAGCTCCGGTGGCGTGGTCATGAGCACGCTCACCTCCGTCACCCGCCTCCAAGAGGACGCCTACAAGGCCGTGAGGCAGGCGGTAGCCAGCAAGATCACGGCGCAGGAGGTGAGCGGCTCAGCGTTCGCCGGCGGCATCTTCGACCTGTGCTACAACGCGCAGGCCGTGGCGGCGCTGACCTTCCCCAAGCTAACGCTGGTGTTCGACGGCGGGGAAGCACCTGCCACGCTGGAGCTCACGACGGTGCACTACTTCTTCAAGGacgacgtcaccgggctgcagtGCCTCACCATGCTGCCGACGCCCGTGGGCACGCCGTTCGGCTCTGTTCTGGGAACAATGGTGCAGGCGGGCACCAACATGATCTACGACGTCGGCGGCGAGACCCTGACGCTCGAGGAGGGCGCAGCGGCTCCGGCCCCCTCACAGGTGGTGTCGCTCATGGCCATAGCCTCTCTGCTCCTTGCTTGGGTGCTACTCTTCTAG